One window of Chloroflexota bacterium genomic DNA carries:
- a CDS encoding dihydroorotate dehydrogenase electron transfer subunit: MKQVTAIVVSNSEIMPRIHLVWLEAPEIARIARPGQFVMVRCGDSHDPLLRRPLSIHQTDGSGKIALLLSVVGRGTSWLSRCQRGDCLDLVGPLGNGFSIQSASRRLLLIGGGIGIAPLIFLADRALSQGCSVTLLVGAQDASSLYPRYLLSPSINLITATEDGSEGARGMVTDIIGDLAKQTDQLFACGPVSMYQSMLANECLISRPLQVSLEMVMGCGVGACYGCTIKTGNGLRQVCQDGPVFDLNDIIW, encoded by the coding sequence ATGAAACAGGTAACCGCCATCGTCGTGTCTAATAGTGAGATAATGCCTCGGATCCATCTTGTCTGGTTGGAAGCGCCGGAAATTGCCAGGATTGCACGTCCCGGGCAATTCGTTATGGTACGGTGTGGGGACAGCCACGATCCTTTATTGCGGCGGCCATTGAGCATTCATCAGACTGACGGCTCAGGTAAAATTGCATTGCTTTTGAGTGTCGTGGGCCGAGGCACATCGTGGCTTTCTCGATGCCAGAGGGGAGATTGCCTTGACCTTGTGGGACCTCTGGGCAATGGCTTTTCTATTCAGTCTGCTTCTCGCAGGCTTCTTCTGATAGGTGGTGGAATTGGTATCGCGCCTTTGATCTTTCTGGCAGATAGAGCTCTTAGCCAGGGATGCTCGGTCACGCTTCTCGTGGGAGCTCAGGATGCCTCCTCTCTTTACCCCAGATATCTGCTGTCACCATCGATCAACCTTATCACAGCTACTGAGGATGGCTCGGAAGGGGCAAGAGGCATGGTGACTGACATTATTGGTGATCTTGCCAAGCAGACTGACCAGCTCTTTGCGTGCGGGCCAGTCTCCATGTACCAGTCTATGTTAGCCAATGAGTGCTTGATATCAAGGCCGCTCCAGGTCTCTCTGGAGATGGTGATGGGTTGTGGGGTGGGAGCATGTTACGGCTGTACCATAAAGACTGGGAATGGGCTGCGACAGGTATGTCAGGATGGGCCCGTGTTCGATCTGAATGATATTATCTGGTAG
- a CDS encoding secondary thiamine-phosphate synthase enzyme YjbQ has translation MVEGRRIRIKPNGNCEIIDITGQVAKEVDGSPIGSGIVTVFAVGSTAGIATIEFESGLLSDFKEMWDRVAPVGMDYQHNRAWGDGNGHSHMRASLLSASLTVPFINKKMTLGTWQQIVYVDFDNRPRSREVVVQIIGE, from the coding sequence GTGGTGGAGGGCAGGCGGATAAGGATCAAGCCCAATGGTAATTGTGAGATTATTGACATAACTGGACAGGTAGCAAAAGAAGTTGATGGTTCACCTATCGGGAGTGGAATCGTAACTGTCTTTGCGGTTGGATCAACCGCAGGAATTGCCACGATTGAGTTTGAATCCGGGCTATTGTCTGACTTCAAGGAAATGTGGGATAGGGTGGCTCCTGTTGGTATGGACTACCAGCATAACCGTGCTTGGGGAGATGGTAATGGCCACTCGCACATGCGTGCCTCGCTTCTCAGTGCCTCTCTCACCGTACCCTTTATCAACAAGAAGATGACTTTGGGAACTTGGCAGCAGATTGTCTATGTGGATTTTGATAACCGTCCCCGATCAAGGGAGGTAGTCGTTCAGATCATAGGAGAATAG
- the rpsL gene encoding 30S ribosomal protein S12, whose amino-acid sequence MPTVNQLVRHGRKKILRRTKCPSLRVGFNSLKRRVTRSKGCPQKRGVCIEVKTMTPKKPNSALRKIARVRLTNGMEVTAYIPGEGHNLQEHSVVLIRGGRVKDLPGVRYHIVRGTLDAGGVVERRQGRSRYGAKRVKGSGASGA is encoded by the coding sequence ATGCCTACAGTTAATCAACTTGTGAGACATGGGCGGAAGAAGATCTTGCGGAGGACGAAGTGTCCATCGTTGCGCGTTGGGTTTAATTCGCTGAAGCGCCGTGTAACAAGAAGCAAGGGTTGTCCGCAGAAGAGGGGCGTTTGTATCGAGGTTAAGACCATGACCCCCAAGAAGCCAAATTCTGCCTTGCGTAAGATTGCCAGGGTGCGATTGACCAATGGAATGGAGGTCACTGCCTACATTCCTGGTGAAGGGCATAATTTGCAGGAACACTCTGTAGTGCTGATTCGGGGCGGTCGTGTAAAAGATTTGCCTGGAGTACGCTACCACATTGTGCGTGGCACCCTGGATGCCGGTGGCGTGGTTGAGCGCCGACAGGGCCGCAGTAGATATGGGGCAAAGCGGGTAAAAGGCTCGGGAGCTTCTGGAGCCTAG
- the rpsG gene encoding 30S ribosomal protein S7, producing MTRKGKVPKRKTPPDTKYGSQLVSRFTNKLMKWGKKRKAEGIIYTALEMASEQLKKPPVEVLEQAIKNTTPLLQVKARRVAGATYQVPVEVSGDRGTAMAIRWLLDASRSRSGKSMAEKLTAEIVDACHGQGVAVKRREDTHKMADANRAFAHFRW from the coding sequence ATGACGAGAAAAGGTAAAGTACCAAAGAGAAAGACGCCGCCTGATACCAAATATGGTAGCCAGTTGGTATCTAGGTTCACAAACAAGTTGATGAAATGGGGCAAGAAGAGGAAAGCGGAGGGGATTATATACACCGCCCTTGAGATGGCTTCAGAACAGCTAAAGAAACCACCTGTCGAGGTTTTGGAGCAGGCGATCAAGAATACGACCCCTCTCCTTCAAGTGAAAGCCCGCCGTGTTGCTGGGGCAACTTATCAGGTGCCTGTAGAGGTGAGCGGTGACCGTGGCACGGCCATGGCGATAAGGTGGCTGCTGGATGCGTCCAGATCACGAAGCGGTAAGTCAATGGCAGAGAAGCTTACTGCTGAGATTGTAGATGCTTGTCATGGGCAGGGAGTGGCGGTCAAGAGGCGTGAGGATACTCATAAGATGGCAGATGCGAACAGAGCATTTGCACACTTCAGGTGGTAG
- the fusA gene encoding elongation factor G, whose product MPQVFPLSHVRNIGIIAHIDAGKTTVTERFLYCTGRTYKIGGVDEGTAVMDWMDQERERGITITAAATTCHWLEHCINIIDTPGHVDFTAEVERSLRVLDGGVVVFDAVAGVQPQSETVWRQADRYHVPRICFINKMDRVGANFHRTVAMIGKILGSKVVTVQLPLGEEKSFEGIIDLVENRACIFPEDINSLPMEMDIPQDYLERAKEQRELLVERLAEEDDQLMGAYLEGRSIAALDIKEALRRATLANRVVPVLCGSALWNKGIQPLLDSVVDYLPSPLDVPAVEGTDPETGAMATRPADIEAPFSALAFKVVTDPFVGRLVYLRVYSGKAESGARLFNATRDQKERLGRLLLMHANHREDVNEACAGGIVAAIGLKNTLTGDTLCDPGAPVILENIRFPMPVISVAIEAKTKADQDRIGEALQKLMEEDPTFETHYDEETGQTIISGMGELHLEVLLERMRREFRVESKTGKPQVAYKETITESVEAEGRFIRQFGGHGQYGCVVLGLEPGERGSGFAFFNKIKAGAIPREFIPAVEAGVKEALQRGVLANYPVVDVKVTLRDGSFHDVDSSEIAFKMAGSMAFKEGVRRAKPVILEPIMKLEVFTPEQFLGDILGDLNARRARIDGIEALGDMRVIHCFISLGETFGYATVIRSLSKGKSTHSMEFHRYQEVPSGLVDQIIPKAKGRVV is encoded by the coding sequence ATGCCCCAGGTGTTTCCCCTATCCCATGTGAGAAATATTGGGATAATTGCTCACATAGATGCCGGTAAGACTACCGTCACCGAAAGGTTTCTCTATTGCACGGGGCGTACCTACAAGATCGGGGGGGTGGATGAAGGAACGGCAGTAATGGACTGGATGGATCAGGAACGTGAGCGGGGAATCACTATTACTGCTGCGGCTACTACCTGCCACTGGCTGGAGCATTGCATTAATATCATCGATACGCCTGGGCATGTGGATTTCACTGCCGAGGTGGAACGCAGTCTGCGGGTGCTTGATGGTGGAGTGGTGGTTTTTGATGCTGTTGCAGGTGTGCAACCTCAGTCAGAGACGGTGTGGCGCCAAGCGGATAGGTACCATGTTCCCAGAATCTGTTTTATCAATAAGATGGATCGTGTGGGTGCTAATTTCCATCGGACTGTGGCCATGATAGGCAAGATCCTCGGTTCCAAAGTGGTGACTGTTCAGTTACCTTTGGGTGAGGAGAAGTCCTTTGAGGGGATTATTGATCTGGTAGAAAACAGGGCCTGTATCTTCCCGGAAGATATCAATTCTCTGCCCATGGAGATGGATATTCCTCAAGACTATCTAGAGAGAGCCAAAGAGCAGCGAGAGTTATTGGTGGAGAGGTTGGCTGAAGAGGATGATCAGTTGATGGGGGCTTATTTGGAGGGGCGCAGCATCGCGGCTTTAGATATCAAGGAGGCCTTGCGTAGGGCAACTCTAGCTAATAGGGTTGTTCCTGTTCTTTGTGGCAGTGCTTTGTGGAACAAGGGGATTCAGCCACTTCTTGATAGTGTAGTGGATTATCTTCCTTCACCTTTAGATGTGCCAGCGGTTGAGGGCACTGATCCTGAAACTGGAGCGATGGCTACACGCCCAGCGGATATAGAGGCACCTTTCTCAGCCCTTGCCTTTAAGGTGGTTACTGATCCCTTTGTTGGCAGGCTGGTGTATCTCAGGGTTTATTCAGGCAAGGCGGAATCCGGAGCAAGATTGTTCAATGCTACCAGGGATCAGAAAGAGCGCCTTGGTAGATTGCTCCTAATGCATGCGAATCATAGAGAAGACGTAAATGAGGCCTGTGCTGGCGGGATTGTTGCAGCGATAGGTTTGAAGAATACCCTCACAGGTGACACACTGTGCGATCCCGGTGCCCCTGTCATTCTTGAGAATATTCGTTTTCCTATGCCGGTGATATCGGTTGCTATTGAGGCGAAGACTAAAGCTGATCAGGACAGGATAGGGGAGGCCCTCCAGAAGTTGATGGAAGAAGATCCTACTTTCGAAACACATTATGATGAAGAAACTGGCCAGACCATCATATCCGGAATGGGTGAGCTTCATTTGGAAGTTCTGTTGGAGCGCATGCGTCGCGAGTTTAGAGTGGAGTCAAAGACAGGCAAGCCGCAGGTGGCATATAAGGAGACTATCACCGAGTCGGTGGAGGCAGAGGGAAGATTCATCAGACAGTTTGGTGGGCATGGGCAGTACGGTTGCGTGGTGCTCGGACTGGAGCCCGGCGAGAGGGGTAGCGGTTTTGCCTTTTTCAACAAGATCAAGGCTGGCGCTATACCCAGGGAATTCATCCCGGCAGTTGAAGCTGGCGTGAAGGAAGCCTTGCAGAGAGGGGTGTTGGCTAACTATCCTGTAGTTGATGTCAAAGTGACACTTCGTGATGGTAGTTTTCATGATGTGGATTCCTCCGAAATTGCTTTCAAGATGGCCGGATCAATGGCTTTTAAGGAGGGAGTGCGCCGAGCTAAACCTGTGATTCTTGAGCCCATTATGAAACTGGAAGTGTTTACTCCGGAGCAGTTCCTGGGTGATATCCTGGGAGATCTTAATGCTAGAAGAGCGCGAATTGATGGCATCGAAGCCCTGGGAGATATGAGGGTTATTCATTGTTTCATATCCTTGGGGGAGACTTTTGGCTACGCCACCGTAATCCGGTCCTTGAGCAAGGGTAAATCAACTCACTCCATGGAATTTCATCGTTATCAAGAGGTACCCTCGGGTTTGGTGGATCAGATTATTCCTAAAGCCAAGGGAAGGGTAGTTTAA
- the rpsJ gene encoding 30S ribosomal protein S10 codes for MPKQKIRIKLKSFDHKVLDQSAVQITETAEQTGARVAGPVPLPTHIQKFCVIRSPFIDKDSREQFEIRTHRRLIDIIDPTPKTIEALTRLNLPAGVDVEIKL; via the coding sequence GTGCCGAAGCAGAAGATCCGAATTAAGTTGAAGTCTTTTGACCATAAGGTGCTTGATCAGTCCGCGGTTCAGATCACGGAGACAGCGGAGCAGACTGGAGCCCGAGTGGCAGGGCCAGTTCCTTTGCCAACGCACATTCAGAAATTCTGTGTTATCCGATCTCCCTTTATTGATAAAGACTCTAGAGAGCAATTTGAGATCAGGACTCACAGGCGTCTTATAGATATTATTGACCCTACCCCAAAAACGATCGAGGCTCTAACCCGGCTCAACCTTCCCGCGGGGGTAGATGTGGAGATAAAGCTGTAG
- the rplC gene encoding 50S ribosomal protein L3 — protein sequence MATAIKGILGRKLGMTQMFDEGGSLEAVTAIEAGPCVVSQVKTQAKDGYSAVQLGFGEAKRLNSPMKGHLKGAGRQLRYLREITVDEGAAFEVGQSLNAGIFEKGERVDIRGISKGKGFAGGVKRYHFRGGPKTHGQSDRHRAPGSVGGTTSPGRVYKGTRMAGHMGSNRVIIRNLEVVQADAGRNLILVNGAVPGAVGGLLLITSRKLAKKRR from the coding sequence ATGGCGACAGCGATTAAGGGCATTCTAGGTCGCAAGTTGGGCATGACACAAATGTTTGATGAAGGCGGGAGCCTGGAGGCAGTTACTGCTATTGAAGCTGGTCCTTGTGTTGTTTCTCAAGTGAAAACCCAAGCTAAGGATGGCTATAGTGCAGTACAACTCGGTTTTGGTGAGGCCAAGCGCCTCAATTCTCCAATGAAGGGGCATCTTAAGGGAGCAGGTCGTCAACTGAGATATCTTAGGGAGATTACGGTTGATGAAGGCGCTGCGTTTGAGGTAGGCCAGAGTCTGAACGCTGGTATATTTGAAAAAGGCGAGAGAGTTGATATAAGAGGGATATCAAAAGGCAAAGGTTTTGCAGGCGGGGTGAAACGATATCACTTTCGAGGGGGGCCCAAAACACATGGTCAGTCAGACCGGCACCGTGCCCCTGGTTCAGTTGGTGGTACCACTTCTCCTGGCCGGGTGTACAAGGGCACGCGTATGGCCGGGCATATGGGGAGCAATAGGGTAATTATCCGCAATCTAGAGGTGGTGCAGGCTGACGCAGGACGCAATCTTATCTTGGTAAATGGTGCAGTACCTGGTGCTGTGGGTGGGCTATTGTTGATTACGAGCAGGAAGTTGGCCAAGAAGAGAAGGTAG
- the rplD gene encoding 50S ribosomal protein L4, translating into MQFPVHNVEGRVVEQVQIEDSVFAQPFNEGLVHQAMVRQLANARQGTADTKTRGLVSGSTRKLYRQKHTGRARRGSIRSPLLRGGGIVFGPHPRSYRQRMPKKMRRLALKCVLSAKASSGEMVIIDRFQMSQPKAMEMGRILKALGVDSSVLIATLGPESDVILSARNLAGTKTLPAGLLNVVDVLSYKFLVITVEGLRHLEKLLIGGRTDTQVG; encoded by the coding sequence ATGCAGTTCCCAGTCCATAACGTTGAAGGTCGGGTTGTTGAACAGGTGCAGATTGAAGATAGCGTTTTTGCGCAACCTTTCAATGAAGGCTTGGTGCATCAGGCTATGGTGAGGCAATTGGCCAATGCTCGACAAGGAACAGCGGATACCAAGACGAGGGGTTTGGTGTCTGGGAGCACCAGAAAGCTCTATCGCCAGAAGCATACGGGTCGTGCTCGCCGAGGTAGTATACGCTCACCTCTCCTCAGGGGTGGTGGTATAGTTTTTGGCCCTCACCCTAGAAGTTATAGGCAAAGGATGCCTAAGAAGATGCGCCGTTTGGCGCTGAAATGTGTACTTTCAGCAAAGGCTTCTTCAGGTGAGATGGTAATAATAGACCGATTCCAGATGAGTCAACCCAAAGCGATGGAGATGGGTCGAATATTAAAGGCACTGGGCGTTGATTCATCGGTTCTCATTGCTACTCTTGGGCCGGAGTCGGATGTAATCTTGTCAGCACGCAATTTGGCGGGAACGAAGACGCTACCGGCCGGATTGCTTAATGTGGTAGATGTCCTTTCCTATAAATTTTTAGTAATTACCGTAGAGGGGTTGCGCCATTTGGAGAAACTGTTAATAGGTGGCAGAACGGATACCCAGGTTGGATAG
- the rplW gene encoding 50S ribosomal protein L23, with protein sequence MHLYQVLRRPLITEKITALQEHNKYAFEVADGSNKHQIKEAVEKAFKVNVEDVNVITVPGKTRRMGRRQVKASSWKKALVTIKAGQKIEFFEGV encoded by the coding sequence ATGCATCTATATCAGGTATTGCGTCGTCCTTTAATTACCGAAAAGATTACTGCTCTTCAGGAGCATAATAAGTATGCCTTTGAGGTGGCTGATGGATCCAACAAGCATCAAATCAAAGAGGCAGTGGAGAAGGCTTTTAAGGTGAATGTTGAGGATGTAAATGTAATCACTGTCCCTGGTAAGACAAGAAGGATGGGAAGACGTCAGGTGAAGGCCTCTTCATGGAAAAAGGCTTTGGTTACCATCAAGGCAGGGCAGAAGATTGAGTTTTTTGAGGGTGTTTAG
- the rplB gene encoding 50S ribosomal protein L2 — protein MALRVYKPTSPGRRGQIGPTFEEITKKEPEKSLLLPLKRKAGRNNQGRVTVRHRGGGAKRMLRIIDFKRDKIGISAEVLAIEYDPNRSAYIALVQYADGEKRYILAPLGLMVGHIVTSGPDTEVKLGNALPLGQIPVGVMIHNIELQHGKGGQIVRSAGTSAQVIGRDDGYSLVKLPSGEVRKILSVCIATVGQVGNVDHQNVKLGKAGRKRWMGRRPEVRGAVMSPRDHPHGGGEGRNPRGMNPKTPWGKPALGYKTRRNKVSDRMIVKRREK, from the coding sequence ATGGCGCTTAGGGTATATAAACCGACATCCCCGGGCAGGCGAGGTCAGATCGGGCCGACCTTTGAGGAAATTACCAAGAAGGAGCCAGAGAAATCCCTGCTCTTGCCGCTGAAAAGGAAGGCTGGCCGTAACAATCAAGGCAGGGTAACAGTTAGACATAGAGGTGGTGGTGCCAAGCGGATGCTACGGATTATCGATTTCAAGCGGGACAAGATTGGGATATCTGCTGAGGTATTAGCTATTGAATATGACCCCAACCGCTCAGCTTATATTGCATTGGTTCAGTATGCCGATGGAGAGAAGCGTTATATCCTTGCCCCACTCGGATTGATGGTGGGACACATTGTTACCTCGGGTCCTGATACTGAGGTGAAGCTAGGAAATGCTCTACCATTGGGGCAGATTCCCGTAGGTGTCATGATTCACAACATTGAATTACAGCATGGCAAGGGTGGGCAGATAGTGCGCAGTGCCGGGACCTCTGCTCAGGTTATTGGGCGTGATGATGGCTATAGCTTGGTGAAGTTGCCTTCTGGTGAAGTGCGTAAGATTCTGAGTGTTTGTATAGCTACGGTTGGACAAGTGGGCAATGTAGATCATCAGAATGTGAAGTTGGGTAAGGCTGGTCGCAAGAGATGGATGGGCAGGCGACCTGAGGTGCGAGGAGCAGTAATGAGCCCGCGTGATCACCCACATGGTGGGGGTGAGGGTAGAAATCCTAGAGGTATGAATCCGAAGACTCCTTGGGGGAAACCAGCCTTGGGCTACAAGACTCGCAGGAACAAAGTAAGCGATAGGATGATTGTCAAACGGAGAGAGAAATAG
- the rpsS gene encoding 30S ribosomal protein S19: MGRSVKKGPFVDAKLMKKVEAVDLGKEKVVIKTWARASTIVPEMVGHTIAVHDGRRHVPIFITENMVGHRLGEFAPTRTFRGHVGRSEKVV, from the coding sequence ATGGGAAGATCGGTAAAAAAGGGTCCGTTTGTTGATGCCAAGCTGATGAAGAAGGTAGAAGCTGTTGATTTGGGGAAAGAGAAAGTGGTGATAAAGACGTGGGCGCGAGCCTCAACTATTGTGCCTGAAATGGTGGGGCATACTATTGCTGTCCACGATGGAAGAAGACATGTACCTATCTTCATAACCGAGAATATGGTGGGGCACAGGCTGGGCGAGTTTGCCCCTACTCGGACCTTCAGGGGGCATGTGGGTAGGTCGGAGAAAGTGGTTTAG
- the rplV gene encoding 50S ribosomal protein L22 — MEVKAVAKHVGISPQKLALLAATVRGKKVDEALAVLKLSPTPSARAIAKVIKSASANAENNFQMTPSELKVVRLFVDQGATLKRIRAQARGRVSPILRHSSHITAIVDTEE; from the coding sequence ATGGAAGTCAAGGCAGTAGCTAAACATGTTGGCATATCGCCTCAGAAACTAGCCTTGTTGGCGGCAACAGTGCGTGGAAAGAAGGTGGATGAGGCCTTAGCTGTACTTAAGTTGTCTCCAACTCCGTCAGCTAGGGCGATAGCCAAGGTAATCAAATCGGCTTCTGCTAATGCTGAGAATAACTTTCAAATGACACCATCTGAGCTTAAGGTCGTGAGGCTCTTTGTTGATCAAGGGGCAACCCTAAAAAGAATTCGTGCCCAGGCTCGAGGGCGGGTAAGCCCTATACTCAGACACTCGAGTCATATTACGGCTATTGTAGATACGGAGGAGTAG
- the rplP gene encoding 50S ribosomal protein L16 has product MLQPSRVKHRMVHRGRIRGIAHAGNSLVFGDFGLQALEGTWLTARQIEAARRAIVHHLRRGVILWVRVFPDKPLTKKPAEVRMGSGKGSLDHWVAVVKPGRIIFEIGGVKEEAAKEAMRLASHKLPIETKFVTKGAE; this is encoded by the coding sequence ATGTTACAGCCGAGTAGGGTAAAGCACCGGATGGTGCACAGGGGTAGGATCAGGGGGATAGCCCATGCAGGGAATAGCCTGGTTTTTGGGGATTTTGGACTTCAGGCCTTGGAAGGTACTTGGCTTACCGCCAGGCAGATCGAGGCGGCACGTCGGGCTATTGTCCACCATCTTCGCCGTGGAGTCATTTTATGGGTTCGCGTTTTCCCCGACAAGCCGTTGACCAAGAAACCAGCAGAGGTGCGTATGGGCAGTGGTAAAGGCAGCTTGGATCACTGGGTGGCAGTGGTCAAGCCGGGCAGGATCATCTTTGAAATCGGTGGAGTGAAGGAGGAGGCAGCAAAGGAAGCAATGCGTCTTGCCTCTCATAAGCTCCCCATTGAGACTAAGTTTGTGACTAAGGGGGCGGAGTGA
- the rpmC gene encoding 50S ribosomal protein L29: protein MKVEEIRALSDGDLSGQLEEAQRELFNLRFRLATKQLVNHREVRKAKKNIARIKTVLRERELVQS, encoded by the coding sequence GTGAAGGTGGAGGAGATTCGCGCTCTGAGTGATGGTGATCTCTCAGGGCAGTTAGAGGAGGCTCAACGGGAGCTTTTTAATTTGCGCTTTCGCTTGGCTACGAAACAGCTTGTGAACCATCGTGAGGTTCGTAAGGCCAAAAAGAATATTGCCAGAATCAAAACTGTATTGCGGGAAAGAGAGTTGGTTCAGTCCTAG
- the rpsQ gene encoding 30S ribosomal protein S17, with amino-acid sequence MEKRRKTLVGYVLVNRMDKTVVVAVELRRADPSYKKIVRRRIRMKAHDESNACQIGDVVRIMESRPLSKTKHWRVVEIVSKNEAVEVKPDDSAI; translated from the coding sequence ATGGAGAAAAGACGGAAAACTCTTGTGGGGTATGTGTTGGTCAATAGAATGGATAAGACAGTTGTGGTAGCTGTGGAGTTGAGGAGAGCCGATCCCTCATATAAGAAGATTGTCAGACGCAGGATTAGAATGAAAGCTCATGATGAGAGCAATGCTTGCCAGATCGGGGATGTGGTGAGGATTATGGAGAGCCGCCCTCTTTCCAAGACCAAGCATTGGCGTGTAGTAGAGATAGTATCCAAGAATGAGGCGGTTGAGGTTAAGCCTGATGATTCAGCCATATAG
- the rplN gene encoding 50S ribosomal protein L14 — translation MIQPYSRLRVADNTGAKTIMCIHVSGGTRRRYATLGDVIVAAVKQAMPRGLVKQGDVVKAVIVRTTRPYRRRDGSYIRFDDNAAVILAEQNNPKGSRVFGPVARELREKNFTKIISLAPEVL, via the coding sequence ATGATTCAGCCATATAGTAGACTTAGAGTGGCCGATAATACTGGAGCAAAAACTATTATGTGCATTCATGTGTCTGGAGGCACAAGACGGAGGTATGCTACCCTTGGTGATGTCATTGTTGCAGCCGTAAAACAGGCGATGCCTAGGGGGTTGGTGAAACAGGGTGACGTGGTAAAGGCGGTCATTGTGCGAACTACAAGACCTTATCGCCGCCGCGATGGCTCATATATTAGATTTGATGACAATGCGGCTGTTATTCTGGCTGAACAAAACAATCCGAAGGGCAGCCGTGTCTTTGGACCTGTAGCTAGAGAGCTAAGGGAGAAGAATTTTACTAAGATTATCTCCTTGGCGCCTGAGGTATTGTAG
- the rplX gene encoding 50S ribosomal protein L24 gives MKIRKNDSVIVISGKDKGKKGKVRFAYPGEDRLVVEGINMIKKHAKARAATRQAGIIEREATLHVSKVMLVCNKCNRPTRVGSRFLEGKRVRACSSCHEVID, from the coding sequence ATGAAGATTCGCAAGAACGATAGCGTCATTGTTATCAGTGGTAAGGATAAGGGGAAGAAGGGTAAGGTGCGGTTTGCCTATCCGGGCGAGGATCGCTTGGTAGTGGAAGGTATTAACATGATTAAGAAACATGCGAAAGCCCGGGCTGCTACAAGGCAGGCTGGTATCATTGAGAGAGAAGCTACTCTTCATGTGTCCAAGGTAATGTTAGTCTGTAACAAGTGTAACCGCCCGACGCGGGTGGGTTCTCGCTTTCTGGAGGGCAAGAGAGTTCGTGCTTGCTCTTCTTGCCATGAGGTGATTGATTAG
- the rplE gene encoding 50S ribosomal protein L5, producing MENNAQPRLKEKYSREVVPVLMKDFNYSSVMRVPRIEKVVINIGLGEATQNPKALEGAERDLAIISGQHPIITRARKSIASFKLRAGMPIGMKVTLRGRRMYEFLDRLLNAVLPRIRDFRGVSRNSFDGKGNYSLGMKDQLVFPEIDYDKVDKARGFEITIVTTARSDEEGRRLLELLGMPFMRG from the coding sequence GTGGAAAATAATGCTCAACCGAGACTAAAAGAAAAATATAGCCGTGAAGTTGTACCTGTTCTTATGAAGGATTTCAACTATAGTAGTGTCATGCGTGTACCACGGATAGAGAAGGTTGTGATTAATATTGGTCTGGGAGAGGCAACTCAAAACCCGAAGGCTCTGGAAGGTGCAGAGAGAGATCTGGCCATTATTTCGGGGCAACATCCGATTATTACACGAGCCAGGAAGTCTATCGCTAGTTTTAAGCTGCGAGCTGGCATGCCTATAGGTATGAAAGTGACGCTACGCGGAAGACGGATGTATGAATTCTTGGACAGGTTACTCAATGCTGTTCTTCCTCGCATTAGGGATTTTCGAGGGGTTTCAAGGAATTCCTTTGATGGAAAGGGCAATTACAGTCTAGGGATGAAAGATCAGTTGGTTTTTCCTGAGATTGACTATGACAAAGTCGATAAGGCTAGGGGGTTCGAAATCACTATTGTGACTACTGCTCGTTCTGATGAGGAAGGTAGGCGTCTCTTGGAGCTTCTGGGGATGCCATTCATGAGAGGTTAG
- a CDS encoding type Z 30S ribosomal protein S14 yields MAKLSKILKSQRDPKYKVQGHNRCRLCGRPRAYMRKFGMCRICFRELALKGELAGVKKSSW; encoded by the coding sequence GTGGCGAAATTATCTAAGATTCTAAAATCGCAGCGTGATCCTAAGTACAAGGTGCAGGGGCATAATCGATGTAGGTTGTGTGGCAGGCCACGTGCCTATATGCGTAAGTTTGGGATGTGTCGTATTTGCTTCCGTGAATTGGCTCTCAAAGGGGAGCTCGCGGGAGTCAAGAAATCAAGTTGGTGA